The Terriglobales bacterium genomic interval ATGGATTGAAGCGGCTGGAGTATCGCGGCTACGATTCGGCGGGGATTGCGGTGGCGGGCAATGGCGCGGGTCTGGAGATCCGGCGGGCGGAGGGCAAGCTCCGAAACCTGGAAGAAGTGATCCGGCTGAAGCCGCTGAATGGC includes:
- a CDS encoding glutamine--fructose-6-phosphate aminotransferase, with the protein product MCGIVGYVGKKRVVPVILDGLKRLEYRGYDSAGIAVAGNGAGLEIRRAEGKLRNLEEVIRLKPLNG